The following coding sequences lie in one Gadus macrocephalus chromosome 1, ASM3116895v1 genomic window:
- the LOC132456303 gene encoding pepsin A-like has protein sequence MKWLVLLSVLVAFAECLHKIPLIKGKTARQSLQEQGLWEEFRRAHPYNPTSKFIQDGSESMTNDADLSYYGVISIGTPPQSFSVIFDTGSSNLWVPSVYCSSQACNNHRKYNPQQSSTFRWGTETISIQYGTGSMTGHLAVDTVEVGGITVANQVFGISKTEAPFMAHMVADGILGLAFQSIASDNVVPVFDMMVQQNLVSQPLFSVYLSSHSQEGSVVVFGGIEENYYTGQITWIPLTSATYWQIKMDSVTINGNPVACNGGCQAIIDTGTSLIVGPSSDISNMNSWVGASTDQYGDATVNCQNIGSMPEVVFTLSGHSFTVPASAYVSQSSYGCNTGFGGGNDQLWILGDVFIRQFYVIFDSQNQNIGLAQAV, from the exons ATGAAGTGGCTTGTTCTGTTGTCCGTGCTGGTGGCGTTTGCTGAATGCCTGCATAA GATTCCCCTGATCAAGGGAAAGACTGCCAGGCAGAGTCTGCAGGAGCAGGGTCTGTGGGAGGAATTCAGGAGAGCGCACCCATACAACCCCACTTCCAAGTTCATCCAGGACGGAAGTGAGTCCATGACCAACGATGCTGAT TTGTCCTACTATGGCGTGATCTCGATCGGCACCCCTCCTCAGTCCTTCTCCGTCATCTTCGACACTGGTTCCTCCAACCTGTGGGTGCCCTCTGTCTACTGCAGCAGCCAGGCCTGCA ACAATCATAGGAAATACAACCCACAGCAGTCCAGCACCTTCAGGTGGGGCACTGAGACTATTTCCATCCAGTACGGAACCGGCAGCATGACCGGCCATCTTGCTGTTGACACAGTTGAG GTTGGTGGAATCACTGTGGCCAACCAGGTGTTTGGAATCAGCAAAACCGAGGCTCCCTTCATGGCCCACATGGTTGCCGACGGCATCCTCGGATTGGCCTTCCAGTCCATTGCCTCCGACAATGTTGTGCCCGTCTTTGACATGATGGTGCAGCAGAATCTGGTGTCCCAGCCCCTGTTCTCTGTCTACCTGAGCAG CCACAGTCAGGAAGGCAGCGTGGTGGTCTTCGGTGGAATCGAGGAGAATTACTATACCGGGCAAATCACTTGGATCCCCCTGACCTCTGCTACCTACTGGCAGATCAAGATGGATAG TGTCACCATCAACGGTAACCCAGTGGCGTGCAACGGTGGTTGccaggccatcattgacactgGTACCTCCCTGATCGTTGGGCCCTCCAGTGACATCAGCAACATGAACTCCTGGGTGGGAGCGAGCACCGACCAGTACGGAGAT GCCACAGTGAACTGCCAGAACATTGGCAGCATGCCCGAAGTCGTCTTCACTCTCAGTGGTCATTCCTTCACCGTTCCTGCCTCTGCCTACGTGTCTCAG TCTTCTTACGGTTGCAACACCGGTTTTGGTGGAGGAAACGACCAGCTGTGGATCCTAGGAGATGTCTTCATCCGGCAGTTCTACGTCATCTTCGACAGCCAGAACCAAAACATCGGTCTGGCCCAGGCTGTCTAA
- the prok1 gene encoding prokineticin-1 yields the protein MGSRVAVLLCVLLVCVCCSRGAVITGACERDVQCGFGMCCAVSLWLRGLRMCVPRGDEGEECHPFSHKVPYVGKRQHHTCPCLPHLVCTSYTDTRYRCTYDFKNMDF from the exons atggGCTCCAGGGTGGCGGTCCTGCTCTGCGTCCTcctggtgtgtgtctgctgctCCAGAGGAGCGGTCATCACTGGG GCGTGTGAGAGAGATGTGCAGTGTGGCTTCGGGATGTGCTGTGCTGTTAGTCTGTGGTTGAGGGGTTTGAGGATGTGCGTGCCCAGAGGAGACGAAGGGGAGGAATGCCACCCATTTAGCCACAAG GTGCCCTACGTAGGAAAAAGGCAGCACCACACCTGCCCCTGCCTCCCCCACCTGGTCTGCACGAGCTACACAGACACCAGGTACAGGTGTACTTACGACTTCAAGAACATGGACTTTTGA
- the lamtor5 gene encoding ragulator complex protein LAMTOR5 translates to MEATLEQHLDETMKHPAIVGVLVTDQQGHNLGCRGSLSDEHGGVVSVLAKQAAGLSKDPTDSPTVCLESDTGNVLVRTHGSITVAVHKMAC, encoded by the exons ATGGAGGCGACGCTTGAACAGCATCTTGATGAGAC TATGAAGCATCCAGCGATCGTGGGTGTGCTGGTTACAGATCAACAAGGACACAACTTGGGCT GTCGTGGATCCTTGTCTGACGAACACGGGGGTGTGGTATCAGTACTGGCCAAACAGGCGGCAGGCCTTAGCAAAGACCCGACGGATAGCCCCACTGTGTGCCTGGAGTCAGATACAGG GAACGTTCTGGTTAGGACACACGGGAGCATCACCGTGGCAGTGCACAAAATGGCGTGCTAA
- the LOC132456230 gene encoding pepsin A-like produces the protein MKWLVLLSVLVAFAECLHKIPLIKGKTARQSLKEQGLWEEFRKAHPYNPTSKFIQDGSESMTNDADLSYYGVISIGTPPQSFSVIFDTGSSNLWVPSVYCSSQACNNHRKYNPQQSSTFKWGTETISIQYGTGSMTGRLAVDTVEVGGITVANQVFGISKTEAPFMAHMVADGILGLAFQSIASDNVVPVFDMMVQQNLVSQPLFSVYLSSHSQEGSVVVFGGIEASYYTGQITWIPLTSATYWQIKMDSVTINGNPVACNGGCQAIIDTGTSQIVGPSSDISNMNSWVGASTDQYGDATVNCQNIGSMPEVVFTLSGHSFTVPASAYVSQSSYGCNTGFGGGNDQLWILGDVFIRQFYVIFDSQNKNIGLAQSV, from the exons ATGAAGTGGCTTGTTCTGTTGTCCGTGCTGGTGGCGTTTGCTGAATGCCTTCATAA GATTCCCCTGATCAAGGGAAAGACTGCCAGGCAGAGTCTGAAGGAGCAGGGTCTGTGGGAGGAATTCAGGAAAGCGCACCCATACAACCCCACTTCCAAGTTCATCCAGGACGGAAGTGAGTCCATGACCAACGATGCTGAT TTGTCCTACTATGGCGTTATCTCCATCGGCACCCCTCCTCAGTCCTTCTCCGTCATCTTCGACACTGGTTCCTCCAACCTGTGGGTGCCCTCTGTCTACTGCAGCAGCCAGGCCTGCA ACAACCATAGGAAATACAACCCACAGCAGTCCAGCACCTTCAAGTGGGGCACTGAGACTATTTCCATCCAGTACGGAACCGGCAGCATGACCGGCCGTCTTGCCGTTGACACAGTTGAG GTTGGTGGAATCACTGTGGCCAACCAGGTGTTTGGAATCAGCAAAACCGAGGCTCCCTTCATGGCCCACATGGTTGCCGACGGCATCCTCGGATTGGCCTTCCAGTCCATTGCCTCCGACAATGTTGTGCCCGTCTTCGACATGATGGTGCAGCAGAATCTGGTGTCCCAGCCCCTGTTCTCTGTCTACCTGAGCAG CCACAGTCAGGAAGGCAGCGTGGTGGTCTTCGGTGGAATCGAGGCGAGTTACTACACCGGGCAAATCACTTGGATCCCCCTGACCTCTGCTACCTACTGGCAGATCAAGATGGACAG TGTCACCATCAACGGTAACCCAGTGGCGTGCAACGGTGGTTGccaggccatcattgacactgGTACCTCCCAGATCGTTGGGCCCTCCAGCGACATCAGCAACATGAACTCCTGGGTGGGAGCGAGCACCGACCAGTACGGAGAT GCCACAGTGAACTGCCAGAACATTGGCAGCATGCCCGAGGTTGTCTTCACTCTCAGTGGCCATTCCTTCACCGTTCCTGCCTCTGCCTACGTGTCTCAG TCTTCTTATGGTTGCAACACTGGCTTTGGTGGAGGAAACGACCAGCTCTGGATCCTTGGAGATGTCTTCATCAGGCAGTTCTACGTCATCTTCGACAGCCAGAACAAAAACATCGGTCTGGCCCAGTCTGTCTAA